A section of the Streptomyces sp. CG1 genome encodes:
- a CDS encoding IucA/IucC family protein, with protein MNATPTPDGSSGAPDDQGDSGTPASPVPLAESVPPQKRRTADLTRVTEPGAELLEHPDPCTAAQSAAVENLLRCWVRETSLAAPVNGILHVPLPASGTTLLAPVRYWSPTGWHRFGPPRLISAPEAAPAVDAVTLAALLTRETTGDTSSSSRPQNPTADGYGHEGSGADGYECDGQDHGHDGYGADGYGRDGHDGHGRDGHSRDSRDHAPGDACDLVARVADSVRRTATFIRDRREHPTDGPDLFLSAEQALLLGHPLHPTPKSREGLTEAETRLYSPELRGSFPLHWMAVAPSLLVTDSAWTERGRPVPADHLTRRLAETTLPLPDGYAALPLHPWQARELRHRTPVAALLDSGLVRDLGPLGPCWHPTSSVRTVHRSGALAMLKLSLGLRITNSRRENLRKELHRGAEVHRLLRTGLSKQWQAVHPSFDIVRDPAWLAVDDPDGRPVPGLDVLVRHNPFAPTDDVGCIAGLVSPRPVCEPGANSRTLQTAWPIRSRLGQLVACLAARTGRPVGAVAVEWFLRYLEQVVRPVLWLDGKAGIALEAHQQNTLLLLDRDGWPAGGRYRDNQGYYFRESRRAELDARLPGIGERSDTFVSDEVTDERFAYYLAINNVLGLIGAFGSQRLADERLLLAAFRRFLTDAAAGPTALRTPLPGRLLDSSVLRCKANLLTRLHGLDELVGPVDTQSVYVTIANPLHS; from the coding sequence ATGAATGCCACCCCCACACCCGACGGCAGCTCCGGTGCTCCCGACGACCAGGGAGACTCCGGCACCCCGGCCTCCCCCGTGCCGCTCGCCGAGTCGGTTCCCCCGCAGAAGAGGCGCACCGCGGATCTCACCCGAGTGACCGAGCCCGGCGCAGAGCTGCTGGAACACCCCGACCCGTGCACCGCAGCCCAGTCCGCCGCCGTGGAGAACCTGTTGCGGTGCTGGGTACGCGAGACCAGCCTCGCCGCCCCCGTCAACGGCATCCTCCATGTCCCGCTCCCGGCCAGCGGGACGACCCTGCTCGCGCCGGTCCGCTACTGGTCACCGACCGGCTGGCACCGCTTCGGTCCACCACGCCTGATCAGCGCCCCCGAAGCCGCCCCCGCCGTGGACGCCGTCACCTTGGCGGCGCTGCTCACCCGGGAGACGACCGGCGACACCAGCAGCAGCTCCCGCCCCCAGAACCCCACCGCCGACGGGTACGGGCACGAGGGCTCCGGCGCCGACGGCTACGAGTGTGACGGCCAGGACCACGGACACGACGGCTACGGCGCCGACGGCTACGGGCGCGACGGCCACGACGGCCACGGGCGTGACGGTCACAGCCGTGACAGCCGCGACCACGCCCCAGGCGACGCCTGCGACCTCGTGGCCCGGGTGGCCGACTCCGTCCGCCGCACCGCGACCTTCATCCGCGACCGGCGCGAGCACCCCACCGACGGCCCCGACCTCTTCCTCTCCGCCGAGCAGGCCCTCCTCCTCGGACATCCCCTGCACCCGACCCCCAAGAGCCGGGAGGGCCTGACCGAGGCAGAAACCCGTCTGTACTCACCAGAGTTGCGCGGCTCCTTTCCCCTGCACTGGATGGCTGTCGCCCCCTCCCTCCTCGTCACCGACTCGGCCTGGACCGAGCGCGGCCGGCCCGTCCCCGCCGACCACCTCACCCGGCGCCTCGCCGAAACCACTCTCCCGCTGCCCGACGGCTACGCCGCCCTCCCCCTGCACCCTTGGCAGGCCCGTGAGCTGCGCCACCGCACACCCGTCGCCGCCCTGCTCGACTCCGGCCTCGTCCGCGACCTAGGTCCCCTCGGGCCCTGCTGGCATCCCACCTCCTCGGTCCGCACGGTCCACCGATCCGGTGCCCTCGCGATGCTCAAGCTGTCGCTCGGCCTGCGCATCACCAACTCCCGCCGGGAGAACCTGCGCAAGGAACTCCATCGGGGAGCCGAGGTGCACCGACTGCTGCGCACCGGCCTGTCCAAGCAGTGGCAGGCCGTACACCCCTCCTTCGACATCGTCCGCGACCCGGCCTGGCTCGCCGTCGACGATCCGGACGGCCGGCCCGTTCCCGGACTCGACGTACTGGTCAGGCACAACCCGTTCGCGCCGACCGACGACGTCGGCTGCATCGCCGGCCTCGTCTCGCCCCGGCCCGTTTGCGAACCCGGCGCCAACTCCCGGACTCTGCAGACTGCTTGGCCGATCCGCTCCCGGCTGGGCCAACTCGTCGCGTGCCTCGCCGCGCGCACCGGCCGGCCCGTCGGTGCCGTGGCCGTGGAGTGGTTTCTCCGGTATCTGGAGCAGGTCGTCCGTCCCGTGCTCTGGCTGGACGGCAAGGCCGGCATCGCTCTCGAAGCCCACCAGCAGAACACCCTGCTCCTGCTCGACCGCGACGGCTGGCCCGCCGGCGGCCGCTACCGCGACAACCAGGGCTACTACTTCCGCGAGTCCCGGCGCGCCGAACTGGACGCCCGGCTGCCCGGTATCGGTGAGCGCAGTGACACCTTCGTCTCCGACGAGGTCACTGACGAACGCTTCGCCTACTACCTCGCCATCAACAATGTGCTGGGCCTGATCGGTGCGTTCGGCTCCCAGCGCCTTGCCGACGAGCGACTCCTCCTCGCGGCTTTTCGTCGGTTCCTCACCGATGCCGCCGCAGGACCCACCGCTCTGCGCACCCCGCTGCCCGGCCGCTTGCTGGACTCATCCGTCCTGCGCTGCAAGGCCAATCTGCTGACCCGGCTGCACGGTCTCGACGAACTCGTCGGCCCGGTCGACACCCAGTCCGTCTACGTCACCATCGCCAACCCCCTTCATTCCTGA
- a CDS encoding ATP-dependent DNA helicase → MTKPSLPELLHAAVAAVGGAERPGQVTMAEAVAEAIDDGSHLLVQAGTGTGKSLGYLVPALAHGERVVVATATLALQRQLVERDLPRTVDALHPLLRRRPEFAMLKGRSNYLCLHRLREGMPQDEEDGLFDQFEAAVPTSKLGQDLLRLRDWSDETETGDRDDLTPGVSDRAWAQVSVSSRECVGASKCAYGAECFAEMARERAKLAEVVVTNHALLAIDAIEGAPVLPQHEVLIVDEAHELVSRVTGVATGELTPGQVNRAVRRAAKLVNEKAADQLQTAAEGFERLMELALPGRLEEIPEDLGYALMALRDAARTVISAMGATRDKSVQDEDAVRKQALASVETVHDVAERVLNGSEWDVVWYERHDRFGASLRVAPMSVSGLLREKLFADRSVVLTSATLKLGGDFNGVGASLGLGPQGAAGEDLPQWKGVDVGSPFDYPKQGILYVAKHLSRPARDGERSDMLDELSELIQAAGGRTLGLFSSMRAAQLAAEELRARIPEFPILLQGEETLGELIKNFAADPKTCLFGTLSLWQGVDVPGPSCQLVVMDKIPFPRPDDPLMSARQKAVEDAGGNGFMAVAATHAALLMAQGAGRLVRASGDRGVVAVLDQRLATARYGGYLKTSLPDFWYTTDRNQVRKSLAAIDVAAKETEAQPTGAE, encoded by the coding sequence ATGACGAAGCCCTCACTCCCCGAACTCCTCCACGCCGCCGTCGCCGCTGTAGGCGGCGCGGAGCGCCCCGGCCAGGTGACCATGGCCGAAGCGGTCGCCGAAGCGATCGACGACGGATCCCATCTGCTGGTCCAGGCCGGCACCGGCACCGGTAAGTCGCTCGGCTACCTCGTGCCCGCGCTCGCGCACGGGGAGCGGGTGGTCGTGGCGACGGCCACCCTCGCACTGCAGCGCCAGCTTGTGGAGCGCGATCTGCCGCGCACGGTCGACGCCCTGCACCCGCTGCTGCGCCGCCGCCCTGAGTTCGCGATGCTCAAGGGCCGCTCGAACTATCTCTGTCTGCACCGTCTGCGCGAGGGCATGCCGCAGGACGAGGAGGACGGGCTCTTCGACCAGTTCGAGGCCGCCGTCCCCACGAGCAAGCTGGGCCAGGACCTCCTGCGGCTGCGGGACTGGTCGGACGAGACCGAGACGGGCGACCGGGACGATCTGACGCCGGGCGTGTCGGACCGTGCCTGGGCGCAGGTGTCGGTGTCGTCGCGGGAGTGCGTGGGCGCGTCGAAGTGCGCCTACGGCGCCGAGTGCTTCGCGGAGATGGCTCGCGAGCGTGCCAAGCTCGCCGAGGTCGTGGTCACGAACCATGCGCTGCTCGCCATCGACGCCATCGAGGGCGCGCCGGTGCTGCCGCAGCACGAGGTACTGATCGTGGACGAGGCCCATGAGCTCGTCTCCCGGGTCACCGGCGTGGCGACCGGCGAACTCACGCCCGGCCAGGTCAACCGCGCGGTGCGCCGCGCCGCCAAGCTGGTGAACGAGAAGGCTGCGGACCAGCTCCAGACGGCCGCCGAGGGCTTCGAGCGGCTGATGGAGCTGGCCCTGCCGGGCCGCTTGGAGGAGATCCCGGAAGACCTCGGCTACGCCCTGATGGCACTGCGGGACGCAGCCCGGACGGTCATCTCCGCGATGGGCGCGACGCGCGACAAGTCGGTGCAGGACGAGGACGCGGTCCGCAAGCAGGCGCTGGCCTCGGTGGAGACGGTGCACGACGTGGCGGAGCGGGTCCTGAACGGCTCGGAGTGGGACGTCGTCTGGTACGAACGGCACGACCGCTTCGGTGCGTCCCTGCGCGTCGCCCCCATGTCGGTCTCGGGTCTGCTCAGGGAGAAGCTCTTCGCGGACCGCTCGGTCGTCCTCACCTCGGCGACCCTCAAGCTGGGCGGCGACTTCAACGGCGTCGGAGCCTCTCTGGGGCTCGGCCCCCAGGGCGCGGCGGGCGAGGATCTGCCGCAGTGGAAGGGCGTCGACGTCGGCTCGCCCTTCGACTACCCCAAACAGGGCATCCTCTACGTCGCCAAGCATCTCTCGCGCCCCGCACGGGACGGTGAGCGCTCCGACATGCTCGACGAGCTGAGTGAACTCATCCAGGCGGCAGGAGGCCGCACGCTCGGGCTCTTCTCGTCCATGCGGGCCGCGCAGCTCGCGGCGGAGGAACTACGCGCCCGGATCCCCGAGTTCCCGATCCTGCTCCAGGGCGAGGAGACCCTCGGCGAACTGATCAAGAACTTCGCGGCCGACCCGAAGACCTGTCTCTTCGGCACCCTGTCCCTGTGGCAGGGCGTGGACGTCCCGGGTCCCAGCTGCCAGCTGGTCGTCATGGACAAGATCCCGTTCCCGCGTCCCGACGATCCGTTGATGAGCGCCCGGCAGAAGGCGGTGGAGGACGCCGGCGGCAACGGCTTCATGGCGGTGGCCGCCACACACGCGGCCCTGCTCATGGCCCAGGGCGCCGGCCGACTCGTCCGCGCGTCGGGGGACCGGGGCGTGGTCGCCGTACTGGATCAGCGGCTGGCCACCGCACGTTACGGCGGCTACCTGAAGACGTCGCTGCCGGACTTCTGGTACACCACGGACCGCAACCAGGTCCGCAAGTCGCTCGCCGCGATCGACGTGGCGGCGAAGGAGACGGAAGCGCAGCCGACTGGGGCGGAGTGA
- a CDS encoding GNAT family N-acetyltransferase has protein sequence MEDDDGDCEDTLDLQLPTEFLALFAAGTAYLLDQLHTWGSVVTPVGSFQLQPVRIDEDLPLIHRWMNDPAVAPFWELAGPRNRTEGHLRAQFDGDGRSVPCLGVLDGTPMSYWEIYRADLDPLARHYPARPHDTGIHILVGAAPDRGRGLGSALLRAVADLILDRRPACARVVAEPDLRNTSSVAAFLSAGFRYADEVDLPGKRAALMIKDRVLRDVL, from the coding sequence ATCGAAGACGACGACGGGGACTGCGAGGACACGCTGGACCTGCAGCTGCCCACAGAGTTCCTCGCCCTCTTCGCCGCAGGGACGGCCTATCTCTTGGACCAGCTCCATACGTGGGGTTCGGTGGTCACCCCTGTCGGCTCCTTTCAACTTCAGCCCGTGCGCATCGATGAAGACCTGCCGCTCATCCATCGGTGGATGAACGACCCCGCCGTCGCGCCCTTCTGGGAGCTGGCCGGGCCCCGGAACCGGACGGAGGGCCATCTGCGCGCCCAATTCGACGGCGATGGGCGCAGCGTGCCGTGTCTGGGCGTACTGGACGGCACACCGATGAGCTACTGGGAGATCTACCGGGCGGACCTGGATCCGCTGGCCCGCCACTATCCGGCCCGTCCGCATGACACCGGGATCCACATCCTCGTCGGTGCGGCCCCGGATCGCGGGCGGGGGCTGGGATCCGCCCTGCTCCGAGCCGTGGCCGACCTGATCCTCGACCGGCGTCCCGCATGCGCACGGGTCGTAGCGGAACCCGATCTTCGCAACACCTCCTCCGTCGCGGCGTTCCTGAGCGCCGGGTTCCGGTACGCGGACGAGGTCGACCTGCCTGGCAAGCGGGCCGCTCTCATGATCAAGGACCGGGTCCTGCGCGATGTCTTGTAG